The Planctomycetota bacterium nucleotide sequence CGAGCCGACCGGCGAGCACCTGGTCGAGCGTGAAACTCTCGTTGATACGGTGATCGGTCAGCCGGTTCTGCGGGAAATTGTACGTGCGGATCCGCTGGCTCCTGTCACCGGAGCCGACGAGCGTCTTCCGCTCGCTCGCCCGGCGCTCGTGCTCCTCGCGCCGGCGCAGTTCGTAGAGCCGCGTCTTGAGCACCCGCAGGGCGCGGGCCAGGTTCTTGTGCTGGCTCTTCTCGTCCTGGCACTGGACCACCAGGCCGGTCTCGAGGTGCGTGAGCCGGACTGCCGACGCCGTCTTGTTGACGTGCTGCCCGCCGGGGCCGCTGGCACAGAACAGGTCCTTGCGGTACTCGTCGGGGCCGATCGAAACCTCGACGTCCTCCGGCTCGGGGAGGACGGCGACGGTCGCGGCCGAGGTGTGGATCCGGCCCTTGGTTTCGGTGTCGGGGACGCGCTGCACGCGGTGGCCGCCGCTCTCGTGGCGGAGCCGCCGGTAGACCTCCGGGCCGCTGACACCGAGGATCAGTTCCTTGAAGCCGCCGAGCTCGGTCGGGCTGGCGTCGAGGACCTCGAAGTCCCACCCGCGTTCGACGCCGTGGCGCCGGTACATCTCGTAGAGATCGCGGACGAACAGCGCCGCCTCGTCGCCGCCTGTGCCGGCGCGGAGTTCGACGATGCAGCGACCGCGATCGGCATCGTCGTCGTCGCTGCACAGGTCGACCAATTCTTCCCATTCCGCATGGCGGCGGGCGAGCAGGTCGGGGTGCTCCGCCTCGGCGAGAGCGCGGACGTCGGGATCGGCGTCGCGGCGCATCGACTCGAGATCGACGAGTTGCCGCTCGAGCTCGAGGAACGCCCGGTAGCGCCGGGCGAGCCGGGCGAGGGTGCCGTGCTCTCGGACGACGGCGGCCAGGCGTTGGGGAACGGCGAGGACCGCCGGATCGACCAGCTCGCGTTCGAGGACCTCGAAGCGGGCCAGCGTGGCGTCGAGTTGGTCGCGCATCGGCGTGGCGGTCGCTCGGGGGCACCGGATCGGGCGCTCCGCGCCGGGCCGCAGACGCCCTGACGGACTGGATCACGGACGCGGCCCGGAGCGGCAAGCGGCCGATCAGGAGGCCGGCTGCTCGGCCGCGGCGGCGCCCTTTTTCGCACCGGCGCCCTTCTTCAGGCTGGCATATCCGGCACCGGCGAACTTGGACTTGAACTTCTCGATTCGCCCGGCGGTGTCGACGAACTTCAGCTTGCCCGTGAAGAACGGATGGCAGGCGTTGCAGATGTCGACCTTCAACTCCGGTACGGTGCTGCGGGTGGTGAAGGAATTGCCGCAACCGCAGCGGACGACCGTCTCGACGTAACGGGGGTGGATTCCGTCTTTCATGGCAATCGCATCACGGGGGCTTCGGGGGGAAACCACAGAGCATATCGCCGGCCATCCGGGGCGGCAACGCCGCCGGGCCGGGCCGCAGCTCAGGGCTGGAGACGGACGATCCGATCGGCGACGATCCGGCTGCCGAACCGCTGCGGCGACGTATCGGCACGGAGCAGGGCAGCCGCTTCGGCGGGTTGCCCCAGGGCCTGCTTGGCGCGGGCGAGATTGATCCGGGCGGGATCGGCCCAGATGCCGTCGGGGTGCTCCTCGAGAGTCATCCGTCCGAGGTAATCGACGGCGGTCTCGTAGTCGCGCTCACCGAGCGTCAACACGCCGAGGAAATACGTGGCCGCTTCCTTGAGCCGTTCATAGGATCGCTTCACGACGTCGGCCTGCTCCGGAGGCAGGCCGGCGACGCCGGCGTTGATCGTCGCCGTCGACGGCCGGGCGAGAAGGTAGGCGCTTTTCGCCCCGTCGGGGCCCTCGATGTCGCCGCGGAACTCCCGCAGGCGGGCGTTGAACAGAGGTCGCACCAGTTTGTCGGTCGCTCCCGGGCCACCGGACTGCGTCAACGCCATCGACAGCGGTCCGAGCTCGGTGCCGAGGGCGGCCATGACCGCCTGGCCGGTCGCACCGCGGCGTCTGGCGATCGACACCCAGGGAAACTCCCAGAGCCGGCCCCCCGGCGTCGCGGCGCCGCCCGGGAGCGCCGCCGAAGCCCGCTGGGCGAGGGCGCTGGCGTCGATCGAGAGGTTCAAGCGACGAGTCCCGACCAATTCGGCGTCGATCCGGGCCATCCGCCGGGCGAGGTTCCACGGCGCGGCGGGAACGAGGACGGTGAGCCGCCCGATGTCGTCGGCTTGAACCGGGTATGGTCGATCGGGTAGCGACAAGGACGCGAGGATCGAGGGATCGGCCGCGGCCTGACGGGCGGTCGCGACACCCGTTCCTCCCGGGCCGGGCACCGCCAGCCCGTACAGCGGATCGAACACGTAGGCCTCGCCGCCGGCGATCACCGCGACGGCCCACGGCCGCAGCTGGCCCGTGGACGCATCCCCGGTGGCGAGCACGACGCCGTCGAGCGCGGCGTGACGGAGCAATTCGAGGAACACCCACATGCGCTGCGGGGCGCTGGCACGACCGGCGAGAAGGATCTCGCCGGGAAGGAACCAGCGGCTGCCCGGCGTGGCCTCGGTGGGGACCGCCGGCGGGTCGGTGGTGATCGCCAGGGTCCGGCATGTCCAGTCGAACAGGTTGCGGGCGACCTCGAGATCACCGACCGCGTCGCGCCGCGCGGTGGCGGCAACATCCGCCAGCCAGCGTTGGTCGCGCAGCGTGACGATGTCGGTGCCGGCGTCGAAGGTCCCGCTCCCGAGGCCGCGGAGCGTGGTCTCGTCGGCGAGCGGGGCGGAAATCGTGCCGACCAACGCGTCGGGACGCCAGTCTGGCGGCGCCGCATCGAGCCCCACCGCGTGGCTCCACTGATTGAGACGGTCGAAGACCTGCGCCGTCGCCGCCCCCTCGTCGTAGTCGTCGAGTTTGCCGAGAACGTCGATCGCACCGGAGAGCAGTTGCGTCCGGATTTCCTCCGACATCGTCGCGCCGACCCGCGGGGCCGCCGGCGCGGTGGCGGCGCGGCCAGGGGTCGCCGGAGCGCGACCGCACCCTGCCACGACCAGTGCCAGGACGAAGACGACACCGCGGTCCCTGCGCGAACGCATGTGACGATCGATCGGCTGCGACGGCCCGCGCGTCAGCATGCGGCAGCCTCCGCGTCGGCGGCGAGCCGGGCGGCATGGAACCGCAGCACCCGTTCGAGCAGGCCACCGATGGCATCGAGGGGGACCATGTTCGGTCCGTCGCTGGGACTCGAGTCGGGATCGGGATGGGTCTCGAGAAACAGCCCGTCGATCCCGACCGCCGCCGCCGCGCGGCACAGCGGTTCGACGAGGCCGCGCTCGCCTCCCGTCTTGTCGCCGAGGCTGGCGGGGCGCTGGACGGAGTGCGTCCCGTCGAAGATCACCGGCACACCGAGGGCCCGCATCTCGGCCAAGCCACCGAAGTCGTTGACCAGCCGTCCGTAGCCGAAGAAGGTGCCGCGCTCGCACAGACAGATGTCTCGGCAGCCGCCGGCGAGCAACTTGGCGACGGCGTGCCGCATGTCGCCAGGCGCCAGGAATTGCCCCTTTTTCACGTTGACCGCCTTGCCGGTCGCGGCGGCGGCGAGGAGGAGGTCGGTCTGCCGGCAGAGAAAAGCCGGGATCTGGATGAGGTCGCACACCTCCGCCGCCGGACCGGCCTGCTCGGGGAGATGGATGTCGGTCGTCACCGGGAGGCCGGTTTTCTGCCGGACACGCGCGAGGATCGCGAGGCCCTCGTCGGTTCCCGGTCCGCGGAAGGCACTCCCGCTGGTCCGGTTGGCCTTGTCGAACGACGCCTTGAACACCACCGGTAGGCGGAGCTCGACGGACACCAGCGCCAATCGTTCCGCGATGCGCAGGCACAGCGCCTCAGACTCGATGACACATGGCCCCGCGATCACCAGCAGGGGATGGCCGGGGCCGACTCGAAAAGTGCCGACATGCGCCGGGAGGCGAGGATTCAAGGGGTGACCGTCCTCGGATGGGAGCCAGTGGCCGAAATGCTGCGGGAAACCGGTTCCTTGGCAGCTGTTCGGGAGGCGGACCGGCCCGAAACAGCAACCCTTCGCATCATAGCGATGACTGCCACGCCAGGGCCCCGAGTTGGTCGCACCGATTCCAGAGTTGCGACCTGAAACGCCTCACTTCGCACCGCTGCGGATTGCCGCGCTGTGACGCAGGATCGAACAGCGGCAGTGGCCACCTCGCCAGACCTTCTCACATTGAGACAGCCGATTCGTGCCCGCATGGACACCTCTACTTGGCTGTCGAGGCCGAAAGCGGTGGTTTCGACGCACCTGGAGGGCGGACCGACGAGGATAACGGCGCCGGCGGGGAATTGGCACACGACGTGCAGCGTCTCTTTACCGGCGGCGAGCGACACGAGCGGGCGTTAAAAGCCTCTCGAAACGCGAGCCTCCCGACAAACTTCCCCAAGGTGGGGCCTTTGGCTTTTTCGGTCGTGCGGTCGCCTTGCCCCTGACTCTCACGGCCATGGCAGGATGCTCCTGCCGGGTCAAAGGCCCCACCTTTTTTCCCTCACGACACCCCCTGAATGGGGAACCGCGTCGCGACGTCCGCATAGCGGGGCGGGCCGGCTCGCTGCCGGGACGAAACCGCCGACCCTTGACGCTGCGAGTCTCGCTGCGCTAGTTTTAGGGATTCCCTCCGCAGGGCTCTTCGCGGATCGGCAGCCGGCCAAGCGTCCGGCTCGCGGAGGAACGCCAGCGTAGCTTCAATTGGCAGAGCACCGCATTCGTAATGCGGGGGTTGTGGGTTCGATTCCCACCGCTGGCTCTCGGGCCGCCATCGCGGGAAACCGTGGTGCACGCAGCTTGGAAGCGTTTGGATCCGGAGACGGCTCGATTCGGTCGGGATTCGATCGCGTTCCAGGTCCGGGCCGGGTAAATCCCTGGCTGTGGCTCGTGCGCGGTTGGCACCGACTGGTTGGTCCACGGTGACCGGTGTCGTCAGGAACGCACCGACAGGCTTACAGGTGGTTTTCATTGGGGGGCTTCATGACTGCGGCGGTCACTCTCGACGTTCGTGACCTGATCACTGGCACCGGGCCCTTCGGTCCTGCGGAGATCGCGCGGCTTGTCGATCTGCTCGGCGATGACCCCGCGGCCCACCGCGATCTCAAACTCGCGGTCGCCGACATGGAGCGCAACGGCGAACGGAGCCCCGCCTCGTCGGTCCGTCTCGGGGTCGCCCAGCACCTGCTCGGACGCCACCGGGACGCGCTGGCGACGCTGCGCAGTGCCGACGGCAGCGCGCTGGCTATTTTCGTGCAGGGACGCGGCCACCTGGCACTGGCCGAGCAGGGGGGGGCGGACGCGTCCGACCACTTTGCCAAGGCACAGGAATCGTTTCTCGCCGCCCGCAAGGCCGGCTACGACGACGGTGAGTGCCTTGTTGCGGCCGCCGAAGCGGCCAGCGCCGCAGGCGATCACGATGAAGCTCGCCGGCTGATCGCCAATCTCGATGCCGCGGTGGCTCCCGCCGGTTACTGGGCGTTGCGCGGGGCGCTGCTGACCGAGTCGGGGGGCGCTCTCGCCGAGGCGGCCGCAGCCTTCGAGAAGGCGCTGGAGCGCGACCCGGGCCACCCAGGTGCGCTGTTCGCCCTCGGGTTGCTCAACGATCGGGCCGGGAACGACGACGAGGCGATCGCCTGCTACGAGCGGGCGACCCGCCGGTTTCCCGCGTCGGTCGGGGCACTGGTCAATCTCGGGATCCTTCACGAGGACCGCGAGAACTACCACCACGCCCAGCAGTGCTATCGCCGCGTGCTCCAGGCCTTTCCCGATCATCCCCGGGCCCGGCTGTTTCTCAAGGATTCATCCGCCACCGGTGATTTGCGCCTCGACGAGCAGGACGGGCGCCAGCGCGACCGCTATGACCATGTCCTCTCGCTGCCGGTCACGGACTTCGAACTTTCGGTGCGGAGCCGAAACTGCCTCCAGAAGATGGGGATCATGACGCTCGGCGACCTCGCCAGGACCAGCGAGGCCGAACTGCTCGAAAGCAAGAATTTCGGTGAGACCAGTCTCGTCGAGATCAAGGACATGCTCGCCAGCAAGGGGCTGTCTCTCGGCCAGTTCACCGTGGTCGGTGCCGGTGAGAGCCCGGTCGTCGAGGAACTGCCGGTCAGCGGCGACGACATGGAGATCCTCTCCCAGTCGATCACCGAACTGGCTCTCTCCGTCCGGGCACGGAAATGCACGACACGTCTCGGGATCACGACCATCGGCGAGTTGGTCCGCCGGACCGCCGAGGATCTCATGGAGTGCAAGAATTTCGGCGTCACGAGCCTCAACGAGGTCCGTGAAAAACTCGCCGAGCGCGGCTTGAAGCTGCGCGGCGACTGAGCCCCGCCCGCCGCGGCCGAACCGGCCCTGAATCGGCGCCGACTTGGGCCTTGCAGCCGGTCGAATGTCCGCCGACCGCTCGGCGCTGAACCGCGTTTTTCGGCCGGTTTCATGCCCACCACCCTCCTACAGGGGGTGTCTTATTTGCGTTTCCAGGGG carries:
- the prfA gene encoding peptide chain release factor 1 — translated: MRDQLDATLARFEVLERELVDPAVLAVPQRLAAVVREHGTLARLARRYRAFLELERQLVDLESMRRDADPDVRALAEAEHPDLLARRHAEWEELVDLCSDDDDADRGRCIVELRAGTGGDEAALFVRDLYEMYRRHGVERGWDFEVLDASPTELGGFKELILGVSGPEVYRRLRHESGGHRVQRVPDTETKGRIHTSAATVAVLPEPEDVEVSIGPDEYRKDLFCASGPGGQHVNKTASAVRLTHLETGLVVQCQDEKSQHKNLARALRVLKTRLYELRRREEHERRASERKTLVGSGDRSQRIRTYNFPQNRLTDHRINESFTLDQVLAGRLGLVLDAIEAHARSARRAEIERSATPAAD
- the rpmE gene encoding 50S ribosomal protein L31 → MKDGIHPRYVETVVRCGCGNSFTTRSTVPELKVDICNACHPFFTGKLKFVDTAGRIEKFKSKFAGAGYASLKKGAGAKKGAAAAEQPAS
- a CDS encoding 3-deoxy-8-phosphooctulonate synthase; this encodes MNPRLPAHVGTFRVGPGHPLLVIAGPCVIESEALCLRIAERLALVSVELRLPVVFKASFDKANRTSGSAFRGPGTDEGLAILARVRQKTGLPVTTDIHLPEQAGPAAEVCDLIQIPAFLCRQTDLLLAAAATGKAVNVKKGQFLAPGDMRHAVAKLLAGGCRDICLCERGTFFGYGRLVNDFGGLAEMRALGVPVIFDGTHSVQRPASLGDKTGGERGLVEPLCRAAAAVGIDGLFLETHPDPDSSPSDGPNMVPLDAIGGLLERVLRFHAARLAADAEAAAC
- a CDS encoding tetratricopeptide repeat protein, which codes for MTAAVTLDVRDLITGTGPFGPAEIARLVDLLGDDPAAHRDLKLAVADMERNGERSPASSVRLGVAQHLLGRHRDALATLRSADGSALAIFVQGRGHLALAEQGGADASDHFAKAQESFLAARKAGYDDGECLVAAAEAASAAGDHDEARRLIANLDAAVAPAGYWALRGALLTESGGALAEAAAAFEKALERDPGHPGALFALGLLNDRAGNDDEAIACYERATRRFPASVGALVNLGILHEDRENYHHAQQCYRRVLQAFPDHPRARLFLKDSSATGDLRLDEQDGRQRDRYDHVLSLPVTDFELSVRSRNCLQKMGIMTLGDLARTSEAELLESKNFGETSLVEIKDMLASKGLSLGQFTVVGAGESPVVEELPVSGDDMEILSQSITELALSVRARKCTTRLGITTIGELVRRTAEDLMECKNFGVTSLNEVREKLAERGLKLRGD